One genomic window of Acidobacteriota bacterium includes the following:
- a CDS encoding FAD-dependent oxidoreductase: MGCPISRRDFLNGAAVGIGGTLASQHLLAALAPSEFDGGSSGSPASPPEKPSDYYPPALTGMRGNHDGTFTYAHRLRDGEAWNSDGPTEATGESYDLVVVGGGISGLSAAYFYRKAVGDKARILVLDNHDDFGGHAKRNEFQAGGRMLLSYGGTQSIESPGKYSAEAKQLLVELGIDTQKFFKAYNQNLYDSHRLGTGVFFDKETFGEDRTLPGLGRVPWTEWLARAPLSEAVRRDIARVYTDKADYLPGLSREEKIAKLSKISYADFLTKLCKVHPDALKFFQSYTNDLWAVGIDAVPAIGPYMAGDDYGGITYPGFQGMDLGDDEREEPYIFHFPDGNASIARLLVRALIPAAIPGHTMEDVVTARADYSRLDQTASATRIRLNSTVVNVKHTGPTSSKEVEVAYVHGKKLQSVRAKQCVLACYNGMIPYLCPELPETQKAALSYLVKAPLVYTHVAIRNWTSFEKLGLRQIESPGSYHVYTALDFPVNLGEYKFPSKPEEPMVLFMIRTPCKPGLPMRDQYRAGRAELLRTPFSTFERNVRDQLGRMLGGAGFDPARDIEGLTVNRWAHGYAYGYNPLFDPDWKEEEKPWVVGRARFGQIAIANSDAGASAYTDCAIDEAYRAISELRSSKM; the protein is encoded by the coding sequence ATGGGATGCCCGATCTCGCGCCGTGACTTCCTGAATGGAGCGGCCGTCGGGATTGGTGGGACACTCGCAAGCCAGCATCTCCTGGCGGCTCTGGCTCCGTCGGAGTTTGACGGCGGCTCCAGTGGATCCCCCGCGTCGCCTCCCGAAAAACCCTCGGACTACTACCCGCCCGCGTTGACCGGGATGCGCGGCAATCACGATGGAACCTTCACCTACGCGCACCGCTTGCGTGACGGAGAAGCATGGAACTCCGACGGTCCCACCGAAGCAACCGGCGAATCCTACGATCTGGTCGTCGTCGGAGGCGGAATCAGCGGGCTCTCCGCAGCCTATTTCTACCGCAAGGCTGTTGGCGATAAAGCTCGCATACTCGTGCTCGACAATCATGACGACTTCGGCGGTCATGCCAAACGCAACGAGTTTCAGGCCGGCGGTCGCATGCTTCTCAGCTACGGCGGCACGCAGTCGATCGAAAGTCCTGGAAAATACAGCGCGGAAGCCAAACAACTGCTCGTCGAGTTGGGGATCGACACACAGAAATTCTTCAAAGCCTACAACCAGAATCTCTACGATTCTCACAGATTGGGAACGGGCGTTTTCTTCGACAAAGAAACCTTTGGTGAAGACCGTACCCTCCCCGGTCTGGGAAGAGTCCCATGGACGGAGTGGCTGGCGAGAGCGCCCCTGAGTGAAGCGGTCCGTCGTGACATCGCGCGCGTTTATACCGATAAGGCCGACTACCTGCCCGGACTCTCACGGGAAGAAAAGATCGCTAAGCTTTCGAAGATCAGTTATGCGGACTTCCTGACCAAACTCTGCAAAGTCCATCCGGACGCGTTGAAGTTTTTCCAGAGTTACACCAATGACCTGTGGGCAGTCGGGATCGACGCGGTCCCGGCCATTGGCCCGTACATGGCGGGCGATGACTACGGCGGAATCACTTATCCCGGTTTCCAGGGCATGGATCTCGGCGACGACGAGCGAGAAGAACCCTACATCTTTCATTTCCCGGACGGCAACGCGTCGATTGCGCGATTGCTGGTACGCGCGCTGATTCCGGCGGCAATCCCCGGCCACACCATGGAAGATGTGGTCACTGCCCGAGCTGATTACAGCCGACTGGACCAAACCGCATCGGCGACTCGCATCCGCTTGAACAGCACAGTCGTGAACGTGAAGCACACAGGGCCAACTTCTTCGAAAGAGGTTGAAGTCGCCTACGTTCACGGCAAGAAATTGCAGTCAGTGCGCGCAAAACAATGCGTGCTCGCTTGCTATAACGGCATGATCCCGTATTTGTGTCCGGAACTACCGGAGACGCAGAAGGCGGCGTTGTCCTACCTGGTGAAAGCACCGCTCGTCTATACGCACGTTGCGATTCGCAACTGGACATCGTTTGAAAAACTGGGGCTGCGGCAGATCGAGTCGCCCGGCAGCTATCACGTGTATACGGCGCTCGACTTTCCGGTCAACCTCGGCGAATACAAGTTTCCGAGCAAGCCAGAAGAACCGATGGTCCTCTTCATGATTCGCACGCCCTGCAAGCCGGGCTTGCCAATGCGCGATCAGTATCGCGCCGGACGCGCCGAACTGCTCCGAACCCCATTTTCAACTTTCGAACGAAACGTCCGCGATCAACTCGGACGCATGCTTGGCGGCGCAGGCTTCGATCCCGCTCGCGACATAGAAGGCCTCACCGTGAACCGCTGGGCGCATGGCTACGCCTATGGCTACAACCCCTTGTTCGATCCTGACTGGAAAGAAGAGGAAAAGCCATGGGTAGTCGGGCGTGCGCGCTTCGGACAAATCGCCATTGCGAACTCCGACGCCGGTGCGTCTGCCTACACCGATTGCGCGATTGATGAGGCTTATCGAGCCATCTCCGAATTACGCAGCTCCAAAATGTAG
- a CDS encoding PQQ-binding-like beta-propeller repeat protein: MRQVLGLGLLLCAANLFGQSTFHGNVARTGVYESAGPTQLKGVKWSFKTGGAIVSSPVIADGVVYITSMDGHLFAIDQESGKEKWNFKSRMPIASTPAISGGTIYFVSSGGALAALDIATGKPKWVFGTEFERKFEAKNLHGYPSPAQTIPDAWDLWTSSPAVVNGKVYFGSGDGNIYAVTADTGIELWKVQTKDVVHASPAVVNNIVYIGSWDSTLYALNADTGEEKWTFQAGQDNTIHNQVGFQSSPSVMDGVVYVGCRDGHIYALDAVNGKKKWDYNANKSWVNATPAVRDGVVYAGTSDSSRFMAIDAKNGRLRWNFAAKAYMFSSAALAGDLAYVGDHNGRLYAVDLKTGKLVWEFQVEASKKDPMKILNADGSLNQEAFAPVFGDFEDMYIDIYRFMSIGAILSSPAVDKGVVYVGSMDGNLYAIQ, encoded by the coding sequence ATGAGGCAAGTCCTTGGCTTGGGGCTTTTGTTGTGCGCTGCGAACCTGTTCGGTCAGTCGACATTTCACGGCAACGTCGCACGTACCGGCGTGTATGAATCCGCCGGTCCCACACAACTGAAAGGTGTGAAGTGGAGCTTCAAGACGGGCGGCGCGATTGTTTCGTCGCCGGTGATCGCCGATGGCGTCGTCTACATCACCAGCATGGACGGCCATCTGTTTGCGATCGACCAGGAATCCGGCAAGGAGAAATGGAATTTCAAATCGCGCATGCCGATTGCCTCGACTCCCGCCATCAGCGGCGGTACGATTTATTTTGTCTCCTCGGGCGGCGCTCTCGCGGCCCTCGACATCGCGACCGGAAAGCCCAAATGGGTTTTCGGTACTGAGTTTGAGCGCAAGTTTGAAGCGAAGAATCTTCACGGCTATCCCTCCCCCGCACAAACCATTCCCGATGCCTGGGACCTCTGGACGTCGTCTCCCGCAGTCGTCAACGGGAAAGTCTATTTCGGCAGCGGCGATGGCAACATCTACGCCGTCACCGCCGATACCGGCATCGAACTCTGGAAAGTGCAGACCAAAGACGTCGTACACGCCTCGCCCGCGGTCGTGAACAATATCGTCTACATCGGCAGTTGGGACAGCACGTTATACGCACTCAACGCCGACACCGGCGAAGAGAAGTGGACATTCCAGGCCGGCCAGGACAACACCATTCACAACCAGGTCGGCTTTCAATCATCTCCCTCAGTAATGGATGGAGTTGTCTATGTGGGTTGCCGGGATGGCCACATCTATGCCCTCGACGCCGTCAACGGCAAGAAGAAATGGGACTACAACGCGAACAAGTCCTGGGTGAATGCAACGCCCGCCGTGCGCGATGGCGTCGTATACGCTGGGACCTCTGACAGTTCGCGCTTCATGGCAATTGACGCGAAGAATGGCCGGCTGCGCTGGAACTTTGCCGCCAAGGCCTACATGTTTTCGTCGGCGGCGCTGGCTGGCGACCTGGCGTATGTCGGCGACCATAACGGTAGGCTGTACGCCGTCGATCTAAAAACCGGCAAGCTCGTCTGGGAATTCCAGGTCGAAGCCTCCAAGAAAGATCCCATGAAAATCCTGAACGCCGACGGCAGTTTGAATCAGGAAGCCTTCGCACCCGTGTTCGGCGATTTCGAAGACATGTACATCGACATTTACCGCTTCATGTCGATTGGCGCCATCCTGTCCTCGCCCGCGGTGGACAAGGGCGTAGTCTACGTGGGCAGCATGGATGGGAACCTCTATGCGATTCAGTAG
- a CDS encoding DUF2785 domain-containing protein, with protein MRFSRATVAALMLALCPAALLAQNAPHDKAYWRAIAKDNYAVPTDQSAGALAREVSQLLGSPDPELRDDLAYSILVRWIYRLKVMPTPDLLALTDEWRDNLKIGIGESGTNSVLKRSFSALCLSLMANREAKAPFLGEQRYHQLVADAVTYLQSERDLRGYDGTLGWIHANAHTADLLQALAHSPMQTKDEENSILAALATRLSTAPQVYTQGEQDRMAGALLAVIQRPTFAAAPFENWLKAVEDEDKQVWAIPLTPESLARFQNHTYFLQALSVRLALEPESPRVTDFRTRVLAILRTRLD; from the coding sequence ATGCGATTCAGTAGGGCGACTGTCGCGGCGTTGATGCTCGCACTATGTCCGGCGGCGCTCCTCGCGCAAAACGCTCCGCATGACAAAGCGTACTGGCGTGCAATCGCGAAAGACAACTACGCCGTGCCAACGGATCAATCGGCAGGCGCCCTGGCGCGTGAAGTCAGTCAATTACTCGGATCTCCCGATCCTGAATTGCGCGACGACCTTGCCTACTCCATTCTTGTCCGCTGGATCTACCGTCTGAAAGTTATGCCAACGCCCGACCTGCTCGCTTTGACCGACGAGTGGCGCGACAACTTGAAAATCGGAATCGGTGAATCCGGAACGAACTCAGTACTCAAACGCTCGTTCTCCGCCCTGTGTCTGTCGTTGATGGCCAACCGCGAAGCGAAAGCTCCGTTTCTTGGCGAACAGCGTTATCACCAGTTGGTTGCCGACGCCGTCACCTATCTTCAGTCCGAGCGCGACCTCCGCGGATACGACGGAACACTCGGATGGATTCACGCCAACGCCCACACCGCCGATTTGCTACAGGCCCTGGCCCACAGCCCGATGCAGACGAAAGACGAGGAGAACAGTATCCTGGCAGCGCTTGCAACTCGTCTCTCGACCGCGCCGCAGGTTTACACCCAGGGCGAACAAGATCGCATGGCCGGAGCCCTCCTCGCCGTAATCCAGCGCCCAACATTTGCGGCGGCGCCCTTCGAAAATTGGCTGAAAGCGGTGGAGGACGAAGACAAACAGGTGTGGGCAATCCCTCTGACGCCAGAATCACTCGCGCGATTTCAGAATCACACTTATTTCCTTCAGGCTCTCTCCGTACGCCTCGCGCTGGAACCCGAATCCCCACGCGTAACGGACTTCCGAACACGTGTCCTGGCAATTCTGCGCACGCGCCTGGACTAA
- a CDS encoding TROVE domain-containing protein: MARLNTLNLNFAPRTHEGAPARHISPEHQLRRSVLACLLWESQFYEDGVEIAGRIAELVPKVQADKVAALAVEAREQMKLRHAPLLIVREMARHATHRRLVAETLERVIQRADELAEFVAIYWKDGRVPLSAQVKKGLAAAFPKFDEYQLAKYDRGGPIKLRDVLFLSHAKPRDAAQAGVWKKLVWGRLATPDTWEVALSESGKNAEGGDGQKADKREAWERLLGEQKLGALALLRNLRNMREAGVDETLVTEALGAMNASRVLPFRFLAAARHAPHFEEALEQAMMKSVASQAKLPGRTIVLVDVSGSMIAPLSKRSEMQRTDAAYGLAVLVREIAEKVVVYSFSDRVVEVPARRGFALRDAIDTSQPHNGTLLGAAVEHLNKSERYDRLIVITDEQAHDSVPAPKGKGYVINVASYKNGVGYGKWTHIDGWSEAVIEYVRALELAANGWVN; this comes from the coding sequence ATGGCACGACTCAACACACTCAACCTCAACTTCGCCCCGCGCACTCACGAAGGCGCACCCGCGCGCCACATCTCGCCGGAGCATCAGCTTCGCCGGTCGGTGCTGGCTTGCCTGCTTTGGGAGTCGCAGTTTTACGAGGACGGCGTCGAGATCGCTGGACGCATTGCAGAACTGGTCCCGAAGGTTCAGGCCGATAAGGTGGCTGCGCTGGCGGTTGAGGCGCGGGAGCAGATGAAGCTTCGTCATGCGCCGTTGCTCATTGTCCGCGAGATGGCGCGTCATGCTACGCATCGGCGTCTGGTGGCGGAGACGCTTGAGCGCGTCATCCAGCGTGCCGATGAGCTCGCGGAGTTCGTCGCCATCTACTGGAAGGACGGGCGGGTGCCGCTTTCCGCGCAGGTGAAAAAGGGACTGGCGGCTGCCTTTCCGAAGTTCGACGAGTATCAGCTTGCCAAGTACGACCGTGGCGGGCCGATCAAGCTGCGGGACGTGCTCTTCCTCTCGCATGCCAAGCCGCGCGATGCGGCACAAGCGGGTGTCTGGAAGAAGCTCGTCTGGGGACGCCTCGCCACGCCCGATACGTGGGAAGTGGCGCTGTCGGAGTCGGGCAAGAACGCCGAAGGGGGCGATGGCCAGAAGGCCGACAAGCGCGAAGCCTGGGAGCGGTTGCTTGGCGAGCAGAAGCTGGGCGCGCTCGCGTTGCTTCGCAACCTCCGCAACATGCGCGAGGCCGGAGTGGACGAAACGCTCGTGACCGAAGCTCTGGGCGCGATGAATGCGTCGCGGGTGCTTCCGTTCCGATTCCTGGCGGCGGCTCGTCATGCGCCGCACTTCGAAGAGGCATTGGAGCAGGCAATGATGAAGTCGGTGGCGTCGCAGGCGAAGCTCCCCGGCCGGACGATCGTGCTGGTGGACGTTTCGGGCTCCATGATCGCGCCGCTTTCGAAGCGGTCGGAAATGCAGCGCACCGACGCGGCGTATGGTCTCGCCGTGCTGGTGCGCGAGATCGCCGAGAAGGTTGTCGTGTATTCGTTCTCGGATCGCGTTGTCGAAGTCCCAGCTCGCCGTGGCTTCGCTCTGCGCGATGCGATCGATACTTCGCAGCCGCATAACGGAACGTTGCTCGGCGCTGCTGTCGAGCACCTGAACAAGAGCGAACGCTACGATCGCCTGATCGTCATCACCGACGAGCAGGCGCACGATTCCGTTCCCGCGCCCAAGGGCAAGGGATACGTGATCAACGTGGCGTCGTACAAGAACGGCGTCGGCTACGGCAAGTGGACGCACATCGATGGCTGGTCGGAAGCGGTCATCGAGTACGTTCGCGCGCTGGAGTTGGCGGCGAATGGCTGGGTGAATTAG
- a CDS encoding RtcB family protein, which translates to MTDAMFNFIKPDTGVPIKAWTKGVPLEDAARTQLLNVAQLPFIYKWVAAMPDVHWGIGATVGSVIPTRGAIIPAAVGVDIGCGMMAVRTSLHANQLPDNLHGIRSAIEAAVPHGRTDNGGKNDRGAWRNAPTHHDDVWAKLHTAYEEIVGKYPKLGHPNRVNHLGTLGTGNHFIEVCLDESEQVWVMLHSGSRGVGNRFGTFFIQLAKEDMRKWMINLPDQDLAYLPQGTEHFDDYVKAVHWAQDYALANRQLMMQNIIKAVAESGEVPGFAADVEVVSCHHNYVTWENHYGENVLITRKGAVRAREGDMGIIPGSMGARSYIVRGKGNPESFMSCSHGAGRAMSRGEAKRRFTVADHIQATAGVECRKDADVIDETPMAYKSIDAVMEAQKDLVDVVHTLRQVVCVKG; encoded by the coding sequence ATGACTGACGCGATGTTCAACTTCATCAAGCCCGACACGGGCGTGCCCATCAAGGCGTGGACGAAGGGTGTCCCGCTGGAAGATGCGGCTCGGACGCAGTTGCTGAACGTTGCGCAGTTGCCGTTTATCTACAAGTGGGTGGCGGCGATGCCGGACGTCCACTGGGGAATCGGCGCGACAGTGGGCAGCGTAATTCCGACGCGCGGCGCGATTATCCCCGCGGCGGTTGGCGTCGACATCGGATGCGGCATGATGGCGGTTCGTACTTCGCTGCACGCGAATCAGTTGCCGGACAACCTGCACGGGATCCGCAGCGCGATTGAGGCTGCGGTTCCTCACGGACGCACCGACAACGGCGGCAAGAACGATCGCGGCGCGTGGCGCAATGCGCCCACACATCACGACGATGTCTGGGCCAAGTTGCACACGGCGTACGAGGAGATCGTCGGCAAGTATCCGAAGCTGGGGCATCCGAATCGTGTGAACCATCTCGGCACTCTCGGCACCGGCAACCACTTCATTGAGGTTTGCCTCGACGAGAGCGAGCAGGTGTGGGTGATGCTGCACTCGGGATCGCGTGGCGTCGGCAATCGGTTTGGAACGTTCTTCATCCAGCTGGCGAAGGAAGACATGCGCAAGTGGATGATCAACCTTCCCGACCAGGATCTCGCGTACCTGCCGCAGGGCACGGAGCACTTCGACGACTACGTCAAGGCCGTGCACTGGGCGCAGGACTACGCGCTCGCCAACCGTCAGCTGATGATGCAAAACATCATCAAGGCGGTGGCGGAGAGCGGCGAGGTCCCGGGCTTCGCGGCTGACGTGGAGGTGGTGAGTTGTCACCACAACTACGTCACCTGGGAGAACCACTACGGCGAGAACGTGCTCATCACCCGCAAGGGTGCGGTGCGCGCTCGCGAGGGCGACATGGGGATTATTCCGGGCAGCATGGGCGCGCGTTCGTACATCGTGCGCGGCAAGGGCAATCCGGAAAGCTTCATGAGTTGCAGTCACGGCGCGGGACGAGCGATGTCTCGCGGCGAAGCCAAGCGCCGCTTCACGGTTGCCGATCACATCCAGGCAACCGCGGGCGTCGAATGCCGTAAGGATGCGGACGTCATCGACGAAACTCCGATGGCGTACAAGTCGATCGACGCCGTGATGGAAGCGCAGAAAGACCTGGTGGACGTGGTGCATACGTTGCGGCAGGTGGTTTGCGTGAAGGGGTAG
- a CDS encoding AAA family ATPase → MSEILKSIFGGHNEFAAGGLMLMIFGGLGVYLHAVPEKLWEWLLGQTTMMITVTDDDASFYWVKEWLLEQNFLKRVRRVDLDTTIRNQGLALIPAPGTHWFWHAGRPFLVYFYRNLDPKGGSRRRTESLTFRTIGRSQSFLKQFVEGIVACHEKKTKVRLSLYVYDDGWSYVEGYSPRLLESVILKPGEKDRIVRDIERFRKARRRYRQLGVPYHRGYLLYGPPGTGKTSLVSELAARFQMHVYAINLSSFNDRSLMAAMNDVPPNCVILFEDIDCMKSGQARAAVDQSSGRPAAGSDDKKESVPGMGVTLSGLLNVLDGFSAPENVLYVMTSNVVENLDPALLRPGRIDYKLYMGQADDQQKIELYQRFFPEAGLGAAELFVETNRSVETMAEFQGLLLKLEQECTELDELVVKV, encoded by the coding sequence ATGAGCGAAATTCTTAAGAGCATTTTCGGAGGGCACAATGAGTTCGCCGCTGGCGGGCTGATGCTCATGATCTTTGGTGGCCTCGGAGTGTACCTGCACGCCGTTCCTGAAAAATTGTGGGAATGGCTGCTCGGTCAGACCACCATGATGATTACCGTCACGGACGACGACGCTTCGTTCTACTGGGTGAAGGAGTGGTTGCTGGAGCAGAATTTCCTAAAACGAGTTCGCCGAGTCGATCTGGATACAACAATTCGCAACCAGGGGCTGGCGTTGATTCCGGCACCAGGGACGCATTGGTTCTGGCATGCTGGCCGTCCGTTCCTGGTGTACTTCTACCGGAACCTTGACCCGAAAGGTGGATCGCGGCGTCGAACGGAATCTTTGACTTTCCGCACCATCGGCCGAAGTCAGAGTTTTTTGAAACAGTTTGTCGAAGGGATCGTAGCGTGTCATGAAAAGAAGACAAAAGTTCGCTTGTCACTCTACGTTTACGACGATGGCTGGTCGTATGTGGAGGGTTACTCGCCCAGGCTGCTCGAATCGGTGATTCTAAAGCCGGGTGAAAAAGACCGTATCGTGCGGGACATCGAGAGATTCCGAAAGGCGAGGCGGCGGTACCGGCAGCTTGGCGTCCCGTATCACCGGGGATATCTGCTTTACGGTCCGCCGGGGACGGGAAAGACCTCTCTGGTATCGGAGCTGGCGGCTCGATTTCAGATGCACGTGTATGCGATCAACCTGTCGAGTTTCAACGATCGTTCGCTGATGGCGGCGATGAACGATGTGCCGCCGAATTGCGTGATCCTGTTCGAGGACATCGATTGCATGAAGAGCGGACAGGCACGGGCGGCAGTGGATCAATCGTCCGGCAGGCCGGCAGCGGGCAGTGACGATAAGAAAGAATCGGTGCCGGGGATGGGAGTGACGCTTTCAGGACTGCTGAATGTGCTCGATGGCTTCAGTGCTCCGGAGAACGTGCTCTATGTGATGACGAGTAACGTCGTTGAAAATCTGGATCCCGCGCTGCTGCGGCCCGGACGCATCGACTACAAACTCTACATGGGCCAGGCCGACGACCAGCAGAAGATCGAGTTGTACCAACGATTCTTCCCGGAAGCCGGGCTGGGCGCAGCAGAACTTTTCGTCGAGACGAATCGGTCCGTCGAGACGATGGCCGAATTTCAGGGACTGCTGCTGAAGTTAGAGCAGGAGTGCACGGAATTGGATGAGCTCGTGGTCAAAGTGTGA
- a CDS encoding M20/M25/M40 family metallo-hydrolase has product MSSFAQMNDAATRQLAHDIFKQLIEINTTDSVGSVTAASEAMAQRFRDAGFPDSDIQVVGPNDRKKNVVVRLHGSGKHKPVLLIGHLDVVEAKREDWTTNPFEFIEKDGYFYGRGTTDMKDGDAIMSATLIRMKKEGYVPSRDIILAMTADEEGGTSNGVDWLLKNHRELIDAEFVLNHDGGGVLVDHGKAGFMDVNATEKLYGDFVLTATNPGGHSSLPKPENAIYQLATALTKIAQYQFPFELNNITRAYYEQMASVSTGERSADIKAALKNPPDMAAVARLSKDAMDNSLMHTTCVATRLNGGHANNALPQTATANVNCRILPGHSLEETRQALEKAANDPKVKVQFRENSNQLMDHGSDRHSYVPPPPRKEVFDPLQKVVAEMWPGIPVVPSMSTGASDGIYTNAAGIPTYCVSGVAYDRNDIRAHGKDEREPIEGFYGGVDFYYRFLKGVTAE; this is encoded by the coding sequence ATGTCGTCCTTCGCGCAAATGAATGATGCTGCCACCCGCCAGCTAGCCCATGACATCTTCAAGCAGCTGATCGAGATCAACACCACCGACTCGGTTGGCAGTGTGACTGCCGCGTCGGAAGCGATGGCGCAACGATTCCGCGATGCGGGATTCCCCGACAGCGATATCCAGGTTGTTGGTCCGAACGATCGCAAGAAGAATGTCGTGGTGCGCCTGCACGGATCGGGCAAGCACAAGCCCGTCCTGCTGATCGGCCATCTCGATGTCGTGGAAGCGAAGCGCGAAGATTGGACTACGAATCCTTTCGAGTTTATCGAAAAAGACGGCTACTTCTACGGACGCGGCACCACGGACATGAAAGACGGGGACGCCATCATGTCCGCTACGCTGATCCGCATGAAGAAGGAAGGCTACGTGCCCAGCCGCGACATCATCCTGGCGATGACGGCCGACGAAGAAGGCGGAACGTCGAACGGAGTCGACTGGCTGCTCAAGAATCATCGTGAACTGATCGATGCAGAGTTTGTCCTCAACCATGACGGCGGTGGCGTGCTCGTCGATCATGGCAAAGCCGGTTTCATGGATGTGAACGCGACCGAAAAACTGTACGGCGATTTTGTACTGACCGCGACCAATCCCGGAGGCCACAGTTCCCTGCCGAAACCGGAAAACGCGATTTACCAGTTAGCCACGGCGCTCACGAAGATCGCGCAGTACCAGTTTCCGTTCGAGCTGAACAACATCACGCGCGCGTATTACGAGCAGATGGCAAGCGTTTCCACTGGAGAGCGTTCCGCCGATATCAAGGCTGCTCTGAAAAACCCGCCCGACATGGCGGCCGTGGCGCGCCTTTCGAAAGATGCGATGGACAACTCCCTCATGCACACGACCTGCGTCGCTACACGACTGAACGGAGGTCACGCCAACAACGCCCTGCCTCAGACCGCGACGGCCAACGTGAATTGCCGCATCCTGCCCGGACACTCCCTCGAAGAAACGCGACAGGCACTTGAAAAAGCGGCGAACGATCCGAAAGTGAAAGTGCAGTTCCGCGAGAACAGCAATCAACTCATGGATCACGGTTCTGACCGCCACAGCTACGTGCCACCCCCGCCGCGCAAAGAGGTTTTCGATCCGCTCCAGAAAGTTGTCGCCGAAATGTGGCCGGGGATTCCCGTTGTCCCCAGCATGAGCACGGGAGCATCGGATGGCATTTACACGAACGCCGCCGGCATCCCCACGTACTGCGTGTCCGGAGTGGCCTACGACCGGAATGACATCCGCGCTCACGGCAAGGATGAGCGCGAACCGATCGAAGGCTTCTACGGCGGCGTGGATTTTTATTACCGGTTTTTGAAGGGCGTGACAGCGGAGTAA
- a CDS encoding DUF3471 domain-containing protein: protein MRWMVFALSLCLGASTLMPAQDHGATGVRKGTHASEPAVKEEQEILAAVRARLDALAKRDFAAWASFVSDDMIAPLGGTKQGLLRERGSWPAEVKYFYGPLEDVKVKVFGDTAIVVYHSKQFNEIGGQTTYEHRWQLETHMRRGKKWMLVAVGDGIIPPEPIPAKVDPAIYDAYVGQYEWSPTLISTITREGDELREEFGNMGKSELLPENERTFFVKGEAAGGDSSRITFVKDAVGRVTHYLYHEFGGTDRIVKKIK from the coding sequence ATGAGATGGATGGTTTTCGCGTTATCGCTTTGCTTGGGTGCCTCCACGCTGATGCCAGCTCAGGATCATGGCGCTACCGGAGTTCGCAAAGGCACCCATGCGAGCGAACCCGCCGTTAAAGAAGAACAGGAGATACTGGCAGCGGTTCGGGCGCGTCTGGATGCTTTAGCGAAGCGAGATTTCGCGGCGTGGGCGAGTTTCGTTTCGGACGACATGATCGCCCCTCTGGGCGGGACGAAGCAAGGCCTGTTGAGGGAACGTGGCTCATGGCCAGCCGAGGTTAAGTACTTCTACGGCCCGCTGGAGGATGTCAAGGTTAAGGTTTTCGGCGACACGGCCATAGTTGTCTACCATTCCAAACAATTCAACGAGATCGGTGGCCAGACCACCTACGAACACAGGTGGCAACTCGAAACACACATGCGGCGGGGCAAGAAATGGATGCTAGTGGCCGTGGGAGATGGAATCATTCCACCTGAGCCCATACCGGCCAAGGTCGATCCGGCAATCTACGATGCGTATGTGGGACAGTACGAATGGTCTCCGACCTTAATCTCTACTATCACCCGCGAAGGTGACGAGTTGAGAGAAGAATTCGGCAATATGGGGAAAAGCGAACTGTTGCCCGAGAATGAACGCACGTTCTTTGTGAAGGGCGAGGCTGCGGGAGGAGATTCCTCCAGAATCACTTTTGTGAAAGACGCCGTCGGACGGGTAACGCACTACCTCTATCACGAATTTGGTGGAACCGACCGGATCGTGAAGAAGATCAAGTAG
- the lexA gene encoding transcriptional repressor LexA, with protein MAITKRQRELYDFLSRFVAENGYSPSYEEIKVGMGLSSLATVHKHVTNLEKKGLLTRDYNRSRSIDLLPPKGKLKQSMAVNTAMVLPLLGRIAAGRPIEAVASNETISLADFVRSKEVFVLEVRGDSMQDEAILDGDYVLVEKSKTAHNGEIVVALVEGSDATLKRFFREGENIRLQPSNAAMKPIIVSAAAVEVQGKVIGVLRKY; from the coding sequence ATGGCGATCACCAAACGTCAACGAGAGCTCTACGACTTTTTGTCGCGCTTTGTGGCGGAGAATGGCTACTCCCCTTCGTACGAAGAAATAAAAGTGGGCATGGGCCTGAGTTCACTAGCCACCGTGCACAAGCACGTCACCAATCTGGAAAAAAAGGGTCTCCTCACCCGCGACTACAATCGCAGCCGTTCGATCGACCTGCTGCCGCCTAAAGGCAAGTTGAAGCAATCGATGGCGGTGAACACGGCGATGGTGCTGCCGCTACTGGGACGAATCGCAGCCGGCCGTCCGATTGAAGCCGTGGCCAGCAATGAAACAATTTCGCTCGCGGATTTCGTCCGCTCCAAAGAAGTGTTCGTGCTCGAGGTTCGAGGAGATTCCATGCAGGACGAAGCCATCCTCGATGGCGACTACGTCCTCGTGGAGAAATCGAAAACAGCGCACAACGGAGAAATTGTCGTAGCCCTGGTCGAGGGCAGCGATGCCACATTGAAGCGGTTCTTTCGTGAAGGAGAGAACATCCGCCTGCAGCCTTCCAACGCGGCCATGAAGCCGATTATCGTTTCCGCGGCTGCGGTTGAGGTACAAGGGAAAGTGATTGGAGTGTTGCGGAAGTATTGA